One Micromonospora craniellae genomic region harbors:
- a CDS encoding PH domain-containing protein produces MARSDTTRFRHNQAILVAAIVATLGSLPLASARAYLLPVLLLPLAVAVWAWRAGTDADLAGLRLRALAGQRRIPWDQVVELGADPRGRARARLDDGEQLMLPAVRREDLPRLVAAAGRGGPEVAQ; encoded by the coding sequence ATGGCTCGCTCCGACACCACCCGGTTCCGGCACAACCAGGCCATCCTGGTGGCGGCGATCGTCGCCACGCTCGGCTCCCTGCCGCTGGCCAGCGCCCGCGCCTACCTACTGCCGGTGTTGCTGCTGCCGCTGGCGGTGGCGGTCTGGGCGTGGCGGGCCGGCACCGACGCCGACCTCGCCGGGCTGCGTCTGCGCGCGCTGGCCGGTCAGCGCCGGATCCCCTGGGACCAGGTGGTCGAGCTAGGCGCCGACCCCCGGGGCCGGGCGCGCGCCCGGCTCGACGACGGTGAGCAGCTCATGCTGCCCGCGGTGCGCCGCGAGGACCTTCCCCGGCTGGTGGCGGCGGCCGGCCGGGGCGGGCCCGAGGTGGCTCAGTAG
- a CDS encoding 2-hydroxyacid dehydrogenase, translated as MKVWIPHETGHALLGELPAQITVETMEDLARPPSSAAGVRFWVPPFLATREIVPFAHELPDLAVVQLLSAGADAWVGRVPDGVVLCDARGVHDPSTAEWVVTAILARLRAFPEMIRAQAERRWAYDEVAPTDELAGKRVLIIGAGSIGTAVRDRLAPFEVEFTLVARTARAAQGVHGVDELPGLLPHADVVVLLVPLTPQTRGLVDEKFLAAMPDGALLVNAARGPVARIDALLAELSTGRISAALDVTDPEPLPADHPLWELPNVLITPHVAGSVRGLLPRAYRLVGEQIRRFAAGERPENVVVDGY; from the coding sequence GTGAAGGTATGGATCCCGCACGAGACCGGTCACGCCCTGCTCGGCGAGCTGCCAGCGCAGATCACCGTCGAGACGATGGAGGACCTGGCGAGGCCGCCCTCGTCGGCTGCCGGTGTCCGGTTCTGGGTGCCACCCTTCCTCGCCACCCGCGAGATCGTCCCGTTCGCGCACGAGCTGCCGGACCTGGCGGTGGTGCAACTGCTCTCGGCCGGCGCGGACGCCTGGGTCGGCCGCGTGCCGGACGGGGTGGTGCTCTGCGACGCCCGGGGTGTGCACGACCCGTCCACCGCCGAGTGGGTGGTCACCGCGATCCTGGCCCGCCTGCGGGCCTTCCCGGAGATGATCCGCGCCCAGGCCGAGCGCCGGTGGGCGTACGACGAGGTGGCGCCCACCGACGAGCTGGCCGGCAAGCGGGTCCTGATCATCGGGGCCGGTTCGATCGGCACCGCCGTGCGGGACCGGCTCGCGCCGTTCGAGGTGGAGTTCACCCTGGTCGCCCGGACGGCCCGTGCCGCACAGGGGGTGCACGGCGTGGACGAGCTGCCCGGACTGCTGCCGCACGCCGACGTGGTGGTGCTGCTGGTCCCGCTGACCCCGCAGACCCGGGGCCTGGTCGACGAGAAGTTCCTCGCCGCGATGCCGGACGGCGCGCTGCTGGTGAACGCCGCCCGGGGGCCGGTGGCTCGCATCGACGCGTTGCTCGCCGAGCTGTCCACCGGACGGATCTCCGCCGCGCTGGACGTCACCGACCCGGAGCCGCTGCCCGCCGACCACCCGCTCTGGGAGCTGCCCAACGTGCTGATCACCCCGCACGTGGCCGGCTCGGTACGCGGGCTGCTGCCCCGGGCGTACCGGCTGGTCGGCGAGCAGATCCGCCGCTTCGCCGCCGGTGAGCGGCCGGAGAACGTGGTGGTCGACGGCTACTGA